One Roseburia rectibacter DNA window includes the following coding sequences:
- a CDS encoding M28 family peptidase: MTMQEAVIKNIDTDYSYQLAKRMEQFRSNEKLGYRPAGSKAEFLTGEMLKDEMQKLGLSDVCKNAVTVDGWEFKNAELTFETKEGKRHTALLGAYQTDFVTDGEQAFSLMYLGKGTEADYEGKDVTGKLVLVDINQRDEWWINYPVYQAHLKGAAAVIAVQCGGYGEVDAKALNAQDIAGPEDAPAFSISREDAALLRELLDGEKEATVWLKADSRVKRDCTTYNISGCIPGKHPERMVLLSAHYDSYFSGFQDDNTAVAMMFGIAKTLIESGFKPNNTIVFCAMAAEEWGVVDSNFDWSTGAYEQIFTAHPEWVGKVIADLNFELPALAHGTRARIRCCYEYVHYIKEYLDGLPELTKAYPEMTSMTAPIETWSDDFSMAIAGIPSMVNDFTGGSFMETHYHSQFDNDDFYDEAVYRLHHELFTLLILALDDTAVVPLDFTPVLERVIAGDSRIVTAAEEILSQTKKNQIGQEQIATAAKKLIQVTEEAQKKEKQSYDQTAAINARYHMLLANGNMEEAEQLFVENRSREAKLLAKFKQEQDCFVRIDWYGEVFFPHEILWKNIGLLQDTIDALEQSDVDKALEKIYQVDNNAYAFMFDEYVYRHFTDYVFNQPKERLKWGYGRLLEHEDLYHVVKCLLKKRKEADTDYREELHYLKECYNKQTGRLLGTLKEISQTIQEMF, translated from the coding sequence ATGACAATGCAGGAAGCGGTCATAAAAAATATTGATACGGATTACTCGTACCAGCTTGCAAAACGGATGGAGCAGTTTCGCTCAAACGAAAAACTCGGTTACCGTCCTGCGGGTTCGAAGGCAGAATTCCTGACAGGGGAAATGTTAAAGGATGAGATGCAAAAACTTGGACTGTCGGATGTATGTAAAAATGCGGTTACCGTGGATGGCTGGGAGTTTAAAAATGCGGAGCTTACGTTTGAAACGAAAGAGGGAAAAAGGCATACCGCATTGCTCGGGGCATATCAGACAGATTTTGTAACGGACGGTGAGCAGGCATTTTCCCTGATGTATCTTGGAAAGGGAACAGAAGCGGATTATGAAGGGAAAGATGTAACCGGAAAACTGGTGTTAGTGGATATCAACCAGAGAGATGAGTGGTGGATCAATTATCCGGTTTATCAGGCACATTTAAAAGGTGCGGCGGCAGTGATCGCTGTGCAGTGTGGCGGTTATGGAGAAGTCGATGCGAAGGCACTCAACGCACAGGATATCGCCGGACCGGAGGATGCACCGGCATTTTCCATCTCAAGGGAGGATGCTGCATTATTGCGGGAACTGCTGGATGGAGAGAAAGAAGCAACCGTATGGTTGAAAGCCGACAGCCGGGTAAAACGTGACTGCACGACTTATAACATTTCAGGCTGTATTCCGGGAAAACACCCGGAGCGCATGGTATTGTTGTCTGCACACTATGACTCCTATTTCAGTGGATTTCAAGATGATAATACGGCAGTCGCCATGATGTTTGGCATTGCAAAAACGCTGATTGAAAGCGGATTCAAGCCGAACAACACGATCGTGTTCTGTGCGATGGCGGCAGAGGAATGGGGCGTTGTTGATTCCAACTTTGACTGGTCGACCGGAGCTTACGAGCAGATTTTTACCGCACATCCGGAATGGGTCGGAAAAGTGATCGCAGATCTGAATTTTGAGCTGCCGGCGCTGGCACACGGCACGCGTGCAAGAATCCGCTGCTGTTATGAATATGTACATTATATAAAAGAATATTTAGACGGACTTCCGGAACTGACAAAGGCTTATCCTGAGATGACAAGCATGACGGCACCGATCGAAACCTGGTCAGATGATTTTTCGATGGCAATCGCAGGAATCCCTTCCATGGTCAATGATTTTACCGGCGGAAGTTTCATGGAAACACATTACCATTCCCAGTTTGATAATGATGATTTTTATGATGAGGCGGTTTACCGGCTGCACCATGAGCTGTTCACACTGCTGATCTTAGCACTGGATGACACGGCAGTTGTGCCGCTTGATTTTACACCGGTTTTAGAGCGTGTGATCGCGGGAGACAGCAGGATTGTGACCGCTGCGGAAGAAATATTGTCACAGACAAAGAAAAATCAGATTGGGCAGGAACAGATTGCCACAGCCGCCAAAAAATTAATTCAGGTAACAGAAGAGGCACAGAAAAAAGAAAAACAGTCTTACGACCAGACTGCCGCAATCAATGCCCGCTACCACATGCTTCTTGCAAATGGTAATATGGAAGAGGCAGAGCAGCTTTTTGTGGAAAACAGAAGCAGGGAGGCAAAACTGCTTGCAAAGTTTAAGCAGGAGCAGGATTGTTTTGTCCGTATTGACTGGTATGGAGAGGTATTTTTCCCACACGAGATCCTGTGGAAAAATATTGGCTTGCTGCAGGATACCATAGATGCTTTAGAACAGTCTGATGTGGATAAAGCACTGGAAAAAATTTATCAGGTGGATAACAATGCATATGCGTTTATGTTTGATGAATATGTCTACCGCCATTTTACGGATTATGTGTTCAACCAGCCGAAGGAGCGTTTAAAATGGGGTTATGGCCGGTTGTTAGAGCATGAGGATCTCTACCATGTGGTAAAATGTCTGCTGAAGAAAAGAAAAGAGGCGGACACGGACTATCGGGAAGAATTGCATTACCTGAAGGAATGTTATAATAAACAGACCGGACGTTTATTGGGTACGTTAAAAGAAATCAGTCAGACAATACAGGAAATGTTTTGA
- a CDS encoding flagellar protein FlgN, translating into MEELLDVLGKEEKQYQELITLATEKTDAVVQGNIEHLTDVTTREQDAASVLLNLSNKRNRVLTDMATVLGQSPEEMTITKMIGYLNKQPKEQEALTRQRDRLLEAGAKMQQLNRQNEALLKQALEMVEFDLTLLRSTRQAPETANYDKNAYNTGDILGSSGFDAKQ; encoded by the coding sequence ATGGAAGAGCTTTTGGATGTGCTGGGTAAAGAAGAGAAGCAGTATCAGGAACTGATCACACTTGCGACTGAAAAAACAGACGCAGTGGTGCAGGGCAATATCGAACATCTTACGGATGTTACGACGAGAGAGCAGGATGCTGCGAGCGTGCTTCTTAATCTTTCCAATAAAAGAAACCGTGTCCTGACGGATATGGCGACTGTCCTTGGTCAGAGTCCGGAAGAGATGACAATCACAAAGATGATCGGATATCTTAACAAGCAGCCAAAAGAACAGGAAGCACTTACCAGACAGCGTGACAGGCTGCTTGAGGCCGGTGCTAAGATGCAGCAGCTAAACAGACAGAATGAAGCACTTTTAAAACAGGCATTGGAGATGGTGGAATTTGACCTTACCTTGCTAAGAAGCACGCGGCAGGCACCTGAGACTGCCAACTATGATAAAAACGCTTACAATACGGGCGATATCTTAGGAAGCAGCGGATTCGACGCAAAGCAATAG
- the mscL gene encoding large conductance mechanosensitive channel protein MscL, whose product MDMAVGIIIGGAFTSIVSSLVEDIINPFLGIFGGMNFDKLHWNIVGDVTLNYGKFLTAVMNFLIMAFVVFILVKALNTAASKLAVKEDAPEEKKPTKICPMCKSEIAIDACRCPHCTSILDAKAVEAFEKNL is encoded by the coding sequence ATGGACATGGCTGTCGGTATTATTATCGGCGGTGCTTTTACAAGTATTGTGTCGTCACTGGTCGAGGATATTATCAACCCGTTTCTTGGAATTTTCGGTGGCATGAATTTTGACAAGCTGCACTGGAATATTGTTGGGGATGTCACATTGAATTACGGAAAGTTTCTGACTGCTGTGATGAATTTCCTGATCATGGCTTTTGTTGTATTTATACTGGTGAAAGCGTTAAATACCGCTGCTTCGAAATTAGCGGTCAAAGAAGATGCGCCGGAAGAGAAAAAGCCAACTAAGATCTGTCCGATGTGTAAAAGTGAGATTGCGATCGATGCCTGCCGCTGCCCACATTGCACCTCTATCTTAGATGCAAAGGCAGTGGAAGCATTTGAGAAAAATTTGTAA
- a CDS encoding GNAT family N-acetyltransferase, translated as MKSDKLYRVEREDLPKLEQLLYRCFAHDPLYETLIPDAEVRKRLMPELFQCDMDEFYETCEIFADSKELNSILVVSDEAEHINMFHFFLTESWATIHTDAYLIKEDPTLATFHNFIKGGDYLNSSWTDQLHQTQRLHIIYLAVDPDMQHHGIAAKLLDETIAYAQEHHMMISLETHNEKNVDFYKNFGFQVYGIVEKNFPLKQYCLIREYQ; from the coding sequence ATGAAATCGGACAAATTATACCGGGTAGAGCGTGAAGATCTGCCAAAATTAGAACAGCTGTTATACCGTTGTTTTGCGCACGATCCACTTTATGAAACGCTGATCCCGGATGCCGAAGTAAGAAAACGGCTGATGCCGGAATTATTTCAATGTGATATGGATGAATTTTATGAGACATGTGAGATTTTTGCGGACAGTAAAGAATTAAACAGTATTCTTGTTGTGTCGGATGAAGCGGAACATATCAATATGTTTCATTTTTTCCTGACGGAGTCGTGGGCGACGATCCATACGGATGCATATTTGATCAAAGAAGATCCGACACTTGCAACGTTCCACAATTTTATCAAGGGTGGAGATTACCTGAACTCGAGCTGGACTGATCAGCTGCATCAGACACAGAGGCTTCATATCATTTATCTGGCAGTCGATCCGGATATGCAGCATCATGGAATTGCAGCCAAACTGTTAGATGAGACGATCGCATATGCGCAGGAACACCACATGATGATCTCATTGGAAACACACAATGAAAAAAATGTTGATTTTTATAAAAATTTTGGATTTCAGGTGTATGGCATTGTGGAGAAGAATTTCCCATTGAAACAATATTGCCTGATCCGGGAATATCAGTAG
- the flgM gene encoding flagellar biosynthesis anti-sigma factor FlgM, with translation MRVEAYNQVAQLYNREKTQKVQNTKQMSTGRDEVQISSMGRDYQIAKQAVADASDIREDRVAQLKERLDSGNYNVDMNDFANKLLEKYNALVK, from the coding sequence ATGCGAGTAGAAGCTTATAATCAGGTGGCACAACTTTACAATAGAGAGAAAACGCAGAAAGTGCAGAACACAAAACAGATGAGCACCGGACGCGATGAAGTGCAGATCTCTTCTATGGGACGTGATTACCAGATCGCAAAGCAGGCAGTGGCAGATGCTTCGGATATCAGGGAAGATAGAGTCGCACAGCTTAAGGAAAGGTTGGACTCTGGTAATTATAACGTGGATATGAATGATTTCGCGAATAAGTTATTAGAAAAGTACAATGCTTTAGTAAAGTAA